One Pseudonocardia sediminis DNA window includes the following coding sequences:
- a CDS encoding helix-turn-helix transcriptional regulator encodes MTVRPDVRGTADVAPTGPDVLAGAPAAQTLAREIVAEPGSPRAVGVVGPAGSGKTVTLRVLADAWSAAGVTVRSELSSDDDPSGVAVVVDDAHLLDEPDLEHLQAWAARPGARIVVAGRPWPRGVAVARLGAALAAARPPLVLGSLDRTGVAARAARVLGRRPAGWLVKLAHESTGGSPLLTDRLLVAMRDEAGADVARLAEGDERPVPTGTLRLPPALVEQIGYAVDGQDLRVRELVLAGALGAPMDAEVLVPLLGLMDAAGSGIDELDELVEQARAAGLCRSDGTVVPLVGVALRDRTPPARRTEIRRTLAEIELDRGGSVLAVARTMVGSHATGDRAAAVFAAAADEAARAEDDDAAALYAEAVRAGRPPLSLAARRAEAHLRTGDLDAALAQSDAVLSALDAVDPDDAVQAGSVAASVLARRGLLARSAELYRWMAAASGGVAPTVAVPVLIGTGALDEARAALHVVDPPAPSAGSAASVLGAPPSLGGSPLGRPPTLLAGAEDLMARGILDSVEGSPTAALSQLARAAGLLETAHRAALLPDTPAALAALVAVHTGEFDVAGSVLERALAVRLGGRRAQARHRLLLGWIALLRGATGTAASRLAAVDADPTTSGDGGLEARDEFLAASLQVALARRSGDLGSLMRAWTRAREAIVRHPVDLFVLQPLGELVTAATRLREQSWVRPHLDEATALLDRLGRPALWSAPLHWAQLQAAVLVADADAARRHTAALAEAAGGSRFAAAMAAAAPHWVALLDGVVDPEPVETAARGLHAVGLSWDGGKLAGQAAIRTDDRRAMTALLACARALQAESRPGEEQPAPEPSGPSPSPSSSPPSPGAASTEPSGLLSEREREVAALVVAGRTYKEIGETLFISAKTVEHHVARMRQRLGVGGRGELHDRLRTILAT; translated from the coding sequence ATGACGGTGCGACCGGACGTGCGGGGCACGGCGGACGTCGCGCCGACCGGCCCGGACGTGCTGGCGGGAGCCCCCGCCGCGCAGACCCTGGCCCGCGAGATCGTGGCGGAGCCGGGCTCGCCGCGAGCGGTCGGTGTCGTCGGGCCCGCCGGGAGCGGCAAGACGGTGACGCTACGGGTGCTGGCCGACGCGTGGTCCGCCGCCGGTGTCACGGTGCGTAGCGAGCTCTCCTCCGACGACGACCCGTCCGGTGTCGCGGTGGTCGTCGACGACGCGCACCTGCTCGACGAGCCGGACCTGGAACACCTGCAGGCCTGGGCCGCTCGACCCGGGGCCCGGATCGTGGTGGCCGGACGTCCGTGGCCGCGCGGGGTCGCGGTGGCCCGGCTCGGCGCGGCGCTGGCCGCCGCCCGCCCGCCGCTGGTGCTGGGCTCGCTGGACCGGACGGGGGTCGCGGCCCGGGCCGCCCGCGTACTCGGACGGCGGCCCGCGGGCTGGCTGGTCAAGCTCGCGCACGAGAGCACCGGCGGGTCCCCGCTGCTCACCGACCGCCTGCTCGTCGCGATGCGGGACGAGGCCGGCGCCGACGTCGCGCGCCTGGCAGAGGGCGACGAGCGTCCCGTGCCCACCGGGACGTTGCGGCTGCCCCCCGCCCTGGTCGAGCAGATCGGCTACGCCGTCGACGGCCAGGACCTGCGGGTCCGCGAGCTGGTGCTGGCCGGAGCGCTCGGCGCCCCGATGGACGCCGAGGTCCTGGTGCCGCTGCTCGGGCTGATGGACGCGGCCGGCAGCGGCATCGACGAGCTCGACGAGCTGGTCGAGCAGGCACGGGCGGCCGGTCTGTGCCGGTCCGACGGCACCGTCGTGCCGCTGGTCGGGGTCGCGCTGCGGGACCGCACACCGCCGGCCCGCCGCACCGAGATCCGGCGGACGCTGGCCGAGATCGAGCTCGACCGCGGGGGCAGCGTGCTCGCCGTCGCCCGCACGATGGTCGGCTCGCACGCCACCGGGGACCGGGCCGCCGCCGTGTTCGCCGCGGCCGCCGACGAGGCCGCGCGCGCCGAGGACGACGACGCCGCGGCCCTCTACGCCGAGGCCGTCCGGGCCGGGCGTCCCCCGCTGTCGCTGGCCGCCCGCCGCGCCGAGGCCCACCTGCGGACCGGGGACCTCGACGCAGCGCTCGCCCAGTCCGACGCCGTGCTGAGCGCGCTGGACGCGGTCGACCCCGACGACGCGGTGCAGGCCGGCTCCGTCGCCGCGTCCGTGCTGGCCCGGCGCGGGCTGCTGGCGCGCAGCGCGGAGCTCTACCGGTGGATGGCTGCGGCGTCCGGCGGGGTCGCGCCGACCGTCGCCGTCCCGGTGCTGATCGGGACCGGGGCGCTGGACGAGGCCCGTGCCGCGCTGCACGTCGTGGATCCCCCCGCGCCGTCCGCCGGGAGTGCCGCGTCGGTGCTGGGGGCACCGCCGTCGCTCGGCGGCTCGCCCCTGGGACGTCCGCCGACGCTGCTCGCCGGGGCCGAGGACCTGATGGCCCGCGGGATCCTGGACTCCGTCGAGGGTTCGCCGACCGCGGCGTTGTCGCAGCTCGCCCGCGCCGCCGGGCTCCTGGAGACGGCGCACCGGGCGGCGCTGCTCCCGGACACCCCGGCTGCACTCGCCGCGCTGGTCGCGGTGCACACCGGGGAGTTCGACGTCGCCGGATCGGTGCTCGAGCGGGCGCTGGCGGTCCGGCTCGGCGGCCGGCGCGCGCAGGCCCGGCACCGGCTGCTGCTCGGCTGGATCGCGCTGCTGCGCGGGGCGACCGGCACCGCGGCGTCCCGGCTGGCCGCGGTCGACGCCGACCCCACGACGTCCGGGGACGGCGGCCTCGAGGCGCGCGACGAGTTCCTGGCCGCGTCCCTGCAGGTCGCGCTCGCCCGGCGCTCCGGTGACCTGGGTTCGCTGATGCGGGCCTGGACCCGGGCGCGGGAGGCGATCGTCCGGCACCCGGTGGACCTGTTCGTGCTGCAGCCCCTCGGCGAGCTGGTCACGGCCGCGACCCGGCTGCGCGAGCAGAGCTGGGTGCGTCCGCACCTGGACGAGGCCACCGCGCTGCTGGACCGGCTCGGCCGCCCCGCCCTCTGGTCGGCCCCGCTGCACTGGGCGCAGCTGCAGGCCGCGGTGCTGGTCGCCGACGCCGACGCCGCCCGCCGGCACACCGCCGCGCTCGCCGAGGCCGCGGGCGGGAGCCGGTTCGCCGCCGCCATGGCCGCCGCGGCGCCGCACTGGGTCGCGCTGCTCGACGGCGTCGTCGACCCGGAGCCGGTGGAGACCGCCGCGCGCGGGCTGCACGCCGTCGGGCTGTCCTGGGACGGCGGCAAACTCGCCGGTCAGGCCGCCATCCGCACCGACGACCGCCGCGCGATGACGGCGCTCCTCGCCTGCGCCCGGGCCCTGCAGGCCGAGTCCCGTCCCGGCGAGGAGCAGCCCGCCCCCGAGCCCTCCGGTCCGTCCCCCTCCCCGTCGTCGTCCCCGCCGTCGCCCGGGGCCGCGTCGACGGAGCCGTCCGGCCTGCTCAGCGAGCGGGAACGCGAGGTCGCCGCGCTCGTCGTGGCGGGCCGGACGTACAAGGAGATCGGCGAGACGCTGTTCATCTCCGCGAAGACGGTCGAACACCACGTCGCTCGCATGCGTCAACGCCTGGGCGTCGGCGGTCGTGGAGAACTCCACGACCGCCTCCGCACGATCCTGGCGACCTGA
- a CDS encoding 2-C-methyl-D-erythritol 4-phosphate cytidylyltransferase, whose protein sequence is MTDRDGPTWAIVLAGGRSTRFGRLKQFEPLDGMRLVDHTVATARRTCDRVALVLPAGVEWDGEPVDALAVGGDHASESLRAGLAAVAGDAAVVLVNSPAHPLASDRLHHDVIAAVRAGADGAVPVLPMLDVVQRVVDGRVVATLPKDGTVLTQAPQAFRAAALRSAHADRPRPVENSGLLVERGHVVVTVRGDPANLHVATEDDLAAVRRLGSPVVATRTDVRLDRNNSPDD, encoded by the coding sequence ATGACCGACCGTGACGGCCCGACGTGGGCCATCGTGCTCGCCGGCGGCCGCAGCACCCGCTTCGGACGGCTCAAGCAGTTCGAGCCGCTCGACGGGATGCGTCTGGTCGACCACACCGTGGCCACCGCACGCCGGACCTGTGACAGGGTCGCGCTGGTACTTCCCGCCGGCGTGGAGTGGGACGGCGAGCCCGTGGACGCGCTCGCCGTCGGCGGCGACCACGCGTCGGAGTCGTTGCGGGCAGGGCTGGCCGCGGTGGCCGGCGACGCGGCGGTCGTGCTCGTGAACAGCCCGGCGCACCCCCTGGCCTCGGACCGGCTGCACCACGACGTGATCGCGGCCGTCCGGGCCGGCGCCGACGGCGCCGTGCCGGTCCTCCCGATGCTCGACGTCGTGCAGCGGGTGGTCGACGGACGCGTGGTGGCGACGCTGCCCAAGGACGGCACGGTGCTGACCCAGGCACCGCAGGCGTTCCGGGCCGCGGCGCTGCGGTCCGCGCACGCCGACCGGCCACGCCCGGTGGAGAACTCCGGGCTGCTCGTGGAGCGCGGCCACGTCGTCGTCACCGTCCGCGGGGACCCGGCGAACCTGCACGTGGCCACCGAGGACGACCTGGCCGCGGTCCGACGGTTGGGCAGTCCGGTGGTTGCTACCAGGACGGACGTACGGCTAGACAGGAACAACTCCCCTGACGATTGA